In Pseudoalteromonas carrageenovora IAM 12662, the following proteins share a genomic window:
- a CDS encoding YcjF family protein: protein MNDTHQTFQAGRRINTQADEQIEPKLAPAKIVAQGQSEYIEEPDDELLEDEIELEPVYKKSKWQTLKGVFVVSFLVLVLLEFAYSLVFAFQQSVILGGVYLTAVVSGVLLIGRMLWREYRMLRSLKRNQLHRHEADRLLNSEQVGGALPWLEKLNKHQQLDNFEAFKNQVATHHSDKEIMTLYANSLLITQDTKAKKLINRFATESALLVALSPLALVDMMAVLWRGTKLIEQIGKIYGIGFGYASRIKLYRMLIKQVMFVGSAELVSDLAATALSAELLGKLSGRAAQGVSAGIFTARIGYKAMELSRPLPRLENKRSLLKGTVQSIASKIMNRNKGEPTQ, encoded by the coding sequence AATACCCAAGCAGATGAGCAGATTGAGCCTAAACTTGCCCCTGCAAAAATAGTTGCTCAAGGTCAAAGTGAATACATTGAAGAGCCTGATGATGAGCTTCTTGAAGATGAAATAGAGTTAGAGCCGGTATATAAAAAGTCAAAATGGCAAACGCTTAAAGGTGTGTTTGTTGTCAGCTTTTTAGTACTGGTGCTACTTGAGTTTGCTTATTCGCTAGTATTTGCATTTCAGCAATCGGTAATTTTAGGCGGCGTATATTTAACAGCCGTGGTAAGTGGTGTGCTATTAATTGGGCGCATGCTCTGGCGCGAATATAGAATGCTGCGCAGTTTAAAGCGCAATCAGTTACACCGTCATGAAGCGGATAGGCTTTTAAATAGTGAGCAAGTAGGCGGCGCATTGCCGTGGCTTGAAAAGCTAAACAAGCACCAACAACTCGACAACTTCGAAGCGTTTAAAAACCAAGTAGCTACCCATCATAGCGATAAAGAAATAATGACCCTTTACGCGAATAGCTTACTCATAACGCAAGACACCAAAGCTAAAAAGCTTATAAATCGTTTTGCGACAGAGTCAGCATTGCTAGTTGCCTTAAGCCCACTTGCGCTGGTGGATATGATGGCCGTGCTTTGGCGCGGTACTAAGTTAATAGAACAAATTGGTAAAATTTATGGCATTGGTTTTGGTTACGCAAGCCGCATTAAGCTCTACCGTATGCTTATAAAACAAGTGATGTTTGTAGGTAGTGCTGAGCTTGTATCTGATTTAGCAGCCACAGCACTCAGTGCTGAGCTTTTAGGTAAACTTTCGGGTCGGGCTGCACAGGGCGTAAGCGCGGGTATTTTTACAGCGCGTATTGGTTACAAAGCAATGGAGCTTAGCCGCCCACTGCCAAGGCTTGAAAACAAACGCAGCTTGTTAAAAGGTACAGTGCAAAGTATTGCCAGTAAAATTATGAACCGTAATAAGGGCGAGCCAACGCAATAA